In a genomic window of Pseudomonas putida:
- a CDS encoding efflux RND transporter permease subunit, with protein MVDLKALQMPVIADPADFDKNSGNWLERLVFNHRISVILFCAVLTLFFGWSALKLPVNTSFEKMIPQSHPYIQNYLEHRDALRGMGNATRIVVENTQGDIFDKDYLLALQKVNDAVYLMSGVDQGWMRSLWTSSLRWTEVTEEGYRGGPVIPDRWDGSPQSMDRLRENINRAGIVGSYVANNLKSSMIFVPLLDINPETGKPLDYAQLSRQLEAQVRSLETDTIKVHIIGFAKIVGDLIDGLYSVMAYFGFSVLIATALVLFYTRCLRSTLLLVFCALLGVVWLLGLLSVLGYVLDPYSILVPFLIFAIGLSHGAQKMNGIMQDVGRGTHKYVAARYTFRRLFMAGLTALLVNIVGFAVLIIIDIPVIRDMALTTSLGVAILIFTKLFLIPVLLSYFGVSDQAAKRSIQTSEQVESGHSPMQRLRVGLIRLTQRRPAMFAVAGAVVLAGGGLMIGHHVQFGDLNPGAPELRPESRYNRDVAFVTQNYGLSTDQFVVMLKTPANGCTEFASLTEADRLSARLRELPGVQTTFSPADGIRLTTSGLFEGNPKWQTIPRNASNRTQAFNMFATDRPELVDRFCVITPVIAYLSDHKAATLERVVKEVEAYSAQYSTESRTFLLAAGSAGIEATTNIVVKRSFWTLHLVLYGAVALLCFITFRNWRAVVVALIPLIITSILCEALMVMLNIGIKVATLPVIAVGVGVGVDYALYLLSVQLGLQRHGMTLARSYEGSLDFVGRIVGLVGLTMAAGVIPWIWSPIKFQADMGILLSFMFLWNMVGALVLIPALSYFLLRTPADDADREKVEENAEIDDPMAILESPDDADKLAVKLRTTA; from the coding sequence ATGGTTGATTTGAAAGCGCTGCAAATGCCCGTCATCGCGGACCCTGCCGACTTCGACAAGAACAGCGGCAATTGGCTCGAACGGCTGGTATTCAATCATCGCATCAGCGTGATCCTGTTTTGCGCAGTGCTGACGCTGTTCTTTGGCTGGAGTGCGCTCAAGCTTCCGGTCAACACCAGTTTCGAAAAAATGATTCCGCAGTCCCACCCCTATATCCAGAATTATCTGGAACACAGGGATGCACTGCGCGGCATGGGCAATGCGACCCGTATCGTGGTCGAGAACACTCAGGGCGACATCTTCGACAAGGATTACCTGCTCGCCTTGCAGAAGGTCAACGACGCCGTCTACCTGATGTCGGGTGTTGACCAGGGCTGGATGCGCAGCTTGTGGACCAGCAGCCTGCGCTGGACTGAAGTCACCGAGGAGGGCTATCGCGGCGGCCCGGTCATTCCCGACCGCTGGGACGGCAGCCCGCAATCGATGGACCGCTTGCGTGAAAACATTAACCGCGCGGGTATTGTCGGCAGCTATGTGGCCAACAACCTCAAGTCGTCGATGATTTTTGTGCCCTTGCTCGACATCAATCCCGAAACCGGCAAGCCACTCGATTACGCGCAGTTATCCCGGCAACTGGAAGCGCAGGTGCGCTCCCTGGAAACCGATACGATCAAGGTGCACATCATCGGTTTCGCCAAGATCGTCGGCGACTTGATCGACGGCTTGTATTCGGTCATGGCGTACTTCGGTTTCTCGGTATTGATTGCTACCGCTCTGGTGCTCTTCTATACCCGATGCCTGCGCAGCACGCTGTTACTGGTGTTTTGCGCCTTGCTTGGCGTGGTTTGGCTATTGGGTTTGCTCAGCGTGCTGGGCTATGTGCTGGACCCTTATTCGATCCTGGTACCGTTCCTGATTTTTGCCATCGGCCTGTCCCATGGTGCGCAGAAGATGAACGGCATCATGCAGGATGTGGGGCGCGGGACTCACAAGTACGTGGCTGCCCGCTATACATTCCGTCGACTGTTCATGGCTGGCTTGACAGCGTTGCTGGTCAATATCGTCGGCTTTGCCGTATTGATCATCATCGACATTCCTGTGATCCGTGACATGGCCCTGACCACCAGTCTGGGCGTGGCGATCCTGATTTTCACCAAGCTGTTTCTGATCCCTGTGCTGCTATCGTATTTCGGCGTCAGCGATCAGGCAGCCAAACGCAGCATTCAGACGTCTGAACAGGTGGAGTCAGGCCATAGCCCGATGCAACGACTGCGTGTGGGTCTGATCCGTTTGACGCAGCGCCGTCCCGCCATGTTCGCTGTTGCAGGGGCGGTCGTGTTGGCGGGGGGAGGGTTGATGATCGGCCACCATGTGCAGTTTGGTGATCTCAACCCGGGTGCGCCTGAGTTGCGTCCCGAGTCGCGCTATAACCGCGATGTGGCTTTCGTGACGCAGAACTATGGCCTGTCCACCGACCAGTTCGTGGTCATGCTGAAAACCCCGGCAAACGGTTGCACCGAGTTCGCCTCGCTCACTGAAGCTGATCGGCTGAGTGCCCGCTTGCGCGAGTTGCCTGGTGTGCAGACCACGTTTTCGCCGGCCGATGGTATTCGCCTGACGACCTCCGGGCTGTTCGAAGGCAACCCCAAATGGCAGACCATCCCACGTAACGCCAGCAACCGCACACAGGCGTTCAACATGTTTGCCACCGACCGCCCGGAGCTGGTCGATCGCTTCTGCGTGATCACTCCGGTGATTGCTTATCTGTCAGACCACAAGGCGGCGACGCTGGAGCGTGTGGTCAAGGAAGTGGAAGCCTACAGCGCTCAGTACAGCACCGAGTCGCGCACGTTTCTGCTGGCAGCGGGTAGCGCAGGCATCGAGGCGACAACCAACATTGTGGTCAAGCGCAGTTTCTGGACCTTGCACCTGGTGCTTTACGGTGCTGTGGCATTGCTGTGTTTCATCACATTCCGCAACTGGCGAGCGGTCGTTGTGGCACTGATCCCATTGATCATCACTTCTATCCTCTGTGAGGCGCTGATGGTGATGCTGAACATCGGCATCAAGGTGGCGACCTTGCCGGTCATCGCGGTTGGGGTGGGCGTCGGTGTCGACTACGCGTTGTACCTGCTCAGCGTGCAACTGGGCTTGCAACGGCACGGCATGACACTCGCGCGCTCGTATGAGGGATCGCTGGATTTCGTCGGGCGGATCGTGGGCCTGGTCGGCCTGACAATGGCGGCCGGGGTGATTCCATGGATCTGGTCTCCGATCAAGTTCCAGGCCGACATGGGGATTCTGCTCAGCTTCATGTTCCTCTGGAACATGGTCGGTGCATTGGTCCTGATCCCGGCGTTGTCCTACTTCCTGTTACGTACACCCGCGGACGATGCCGACCGGGAAAAGGTAGAAGAAAACGCAGAGATCGATGACCCGATGGCGATTCTGGAATCGCCGGACGACGCAGACAAACTCGCCGTCAAACTCCGCACCACAGCCTGA
- a CDS encoding WD40/YVTN/BNR-like repeat-containing protein: protein MATVRYMFVLAAALVTGLSNPVNAKTDFTDPLDRPASTVGNLIGAHLNSVTTAGERLIAVGARGLIIVSDDAGASWTQASSPVSSDLLGVHFPTAKQGWAVGHDGVILHSSDGGVNWVKQFDGVAASKMLTEHFDKLAAAGDESAASFQEGVKLNYQDGPEQALMGVWFSDENNGLAVGTFGTLLATHDGGKTWESWMEHSDNPEFLHYMAISGSGEQIYIASERGVVFRLDPRAQRFERLETGYTGSFFSIKVTPTTLVAAGLRGTAFKSMDGGTTWQPLPTGINVALSDVQSLPDGRFLLAGVDGKVVISDIAVSSFKPLTVSRPGRFTSLTGLKNGKAVSVGFSGVREVTVQ from the coding sequence ATGGCAACTGTGCGTTATATGTTCGTGCTGGCGGCAGCCCTGGTCACAGGGTTGTCGAACCCGGTGAATGCCAAAACCGACTTCACCGATCCACTGGATCGCCCTGCGTCGACTGTCGGCAATCTGATCGGTGCCCATCTCAATAGTGTGACCACCGCGGGCGAGCGATTGATCGCGGTGGGAGCGCGCGGCCTGATCATTGTTTCCGACGATGCCGGTGCCAGCTGGACCCAGGCCTCTTCACCCGTCTCAAGCGATCTGTTGGGCGTTCATTTCCCAACGGCAAAGCAAGGCTGGGCGGTCGGCCATGATGGTGTGATCCTGCATAGCAGCGATGGCGGGGTTAATTGGGTCAAGCAATTCGATGGCGTGGCTGCGAGCAAGATGTTGACCGAGCACTTTGACAAATTGGCCGCTGCCGGTGACGAGTCAGCCGCCAGCTTTCAGGAAGGGGTCAAACTCAATTATCAGGACGGTCCGGAACAGGCGCTGATGGGCGTCTGGTTCTCCGACGAGAACAACGGCTTAGCCGTAGGGACCTTTGGCACTCTGCTCGCCACCCACGATGGAGGCAAAACGTGGGAGTCCTGGATGGAGCACTCCGACAATCCCGAGTTCCTGCATTACATGGCGATTTCTGGAAGCGGTGAGCAGATTTATATCGCCTCTGAGCGTGGTGTTGTCTTTAGGCTGGATCCTCGGGCGCAACGTTTCGAGCGTCTGGAAACCGGCTACACAGGCAGTTTTTTCAGCATCAAGGTGACACCGACAACGCTCGTTGCCGCAGGCCTGCGGGGCACGGCATTCAAATCCATGGATGGCGGCACCACGTGGCAACCCTTGCCCACTGGAATCAATGTGGCGCTCAGCGATGTGCAGAGTCTGCCTGACGGCCGTTTTCTGCTGGCCGGGGTCGATGGCAAAGTCGTTATCAGTGATATCGCGGTGAGCAGCTTCAAACCCTTGACGGTGTCGCGTCCCGGACGGTTTACCAGTCTGACCGGGCTCAAGAATGGCAAAGCCGTCAGCGTTGGTTTTTCCGGGGTGCGGGAAGTCACTGTGCAATAG
- a CDS encoding DUF1329 domain-containing protein, giving the protein MNYKNMMVWGAASLLFAGQVLAAPTDEEIKQLGTSLTPLGAIKAGNANGTIPSWEGGLCTAPAGYKPIMGDKGGSPYVDPFANEKPVLSITAANMAQYKDKLDVGTQELFKRYPDSYRLDIYPTHRTACYPKWVYDNTISRVKNPQLAGSAPGLINAHAQYPFPIPKNGYEAMWNASVKFELPYSEGTQAAYLIDNNGGVTLTNVQKIENRNLFWDNTIDTVPDNQPFWALIASTMSPAASAGVKQMRHAFLNTSERDNMAWSYVPGQRRVRLAPEFKYDTVSTSSGGVLLFDEINGFDGKMDKFDFKLVGRREMYVPYNAYRTWAADPVAINTPKHLNPDYLRWELHRVWEVEATLKPGERHVQKVKRFYLDEDSWSILTYVAEDQAGKVHHLMYQPAVQQYEKPGYRNGQYVLYDMTKNVYSNGSLMGAPKMTGFYKVDPYPANYFSSGALSGSGVR; this is encoded by the coding sequence ATGAACTACAAGAATATGATGGTATGGGGGGCAGCAAGCCTTCTATTTGCAGGCCAGGTTTTGGCCGCACCGACCGATGAAGAGATCAAACAACTGGGCACCAGCCTTACGCCGCTGGGCGCAATCAAGGCCGGTAACGCCAATGGCACCATTCCCTCCTGGGAAGGTGGCTTGTGCACGGCGCCCGCCGGCTACAAGCCGATCATGGGTGACAAGGGCGGCTCGCCGTATGTCGACCCGTTCGCCAATGAAAAGCCGGTGTTGAGCATCACGGCAGCCAACATGGCGCAATACAAAGACAAGCTCGACGTGGGTACACAAGAGCTGTTCAAGCGCTATCCAGACAGTTACCGCTTGGATATTTACCCAACTCATCGAACGGCCTGTTATCCGAAATGGGTCTACGACAACACCATTTCGCGGGTGAAGAATCCGCAACTGGCCGGTTCCGCACCTGGCCTGATCAACGCCCATGCCCAGTATCCGTTCCCGATTCCCAAGAACGGTTACGAGGCCATGTGGAACGCCAGCGTCAAGTTTGAGCTGCCCTATTCCGAAGGTACTCAGGCGGCTTACCTGATCGATAACAATGGTGGCGTAACGCTGACCAACGTTCAGAAGATCGAGAACCGTAACCTTTTCTGGGATAACACCATCGACACGGTCCCGGACAATCAGCCGTTCTGGGCATTGATCGCCAGTACCATGTCACCGGCCGCATCTGCGGGCGTCAAACAGATGCGTCATGCCTTCCTGAACACTTCCGAACGGGACAACATGGCATGGAGCTATGTGCCTGGGCAGCGTCGTGTACGCTTGGCGCCTGAGTTCAAGTACGACACGGTCAGTACTTCCAGCGGTGGCGTGCTGTTGTTCGATGAGATCAACGGCTTCGACGGCAAGATGGACAAGTTCGACTTCAAGCTGGTGGGCCGGCGCGAGATGTACGTACCGTACAACGCCTACAGAACCTGGGCGGCCGATCCTGTAGCGATCAACACGCCCAAGCACTTGAACCCCGACTACCTGCGCTGGGAGCTGCACCGTGTGTGGGAAGTGGAAGCAACGCTCAAACCTGGCGAGCGCCATGTACAGAAGGTCAAGCGTTTCTATCTGGACGAAGACAGCTGGAGCATCCTGACTTACGTCGCTGAGGATCAGGCCGGCAAAGTTCACCACTTGATGTACCAGCCTGCGGTTCAACAGTACGAGAAACCCGGTTATCGCAATGGTCAGTACGTGCTCTATGACATGACCAAGAACGTGTACTCCAACGGCTCGCTGATGGGTGCACCGAAAATGACCGGTTTCTACAAGGTAGATCCTTACCCAGCCAACTACTTCTCATCGGGGGCATTGTCCGGCTCCGGCGTACGCTGA
- a CDS encoding DUF1302 domain-containing protein gives MKTTTKRSVSGRSVSSIKPVYVSCSIALLLGAAAGNEALAFEVETGNPDVSVRWDNTVRYNAGWRMEGRNDDFDKSPFYDDTEHKFDKGDMVTNRVDLLTELDVAWKQKHGFRVSAAGWYDDAYQDSAEPNPNLVGSGNYNNNHYNGYANRYIAGPSGEFLDAFAFTGFQLGSVGVNLKAGQHNVYWGESLFTLGNSIAYSQGPVDTIKAATSPGAEAKELFLPLKQISTDVQLTDELSFGAQYLLDWKPFRLVPGGTYFSNADGARSDLGSPAAIFRIPNGDDIEPDSHGDFGVNLRWSPYWLEGTAGVYYRKFGEKLPWSFTQVGIVQVAPGRFAGVPNAIRYNYARDTELYGLSLTKNLGTVSVAGEVSYRKNTALNSVAGYTVISTGDASYSQAEGARGDSYHALINGIYLLPRTALWEGGTLQAELTYNKLDKITENDARYNGRGHGCVTAYSKNCADDHSVGTQVGFTPEWPQLFPGWDVSMPVTWAYGIDGNSPTLGGTSEGAYNYSVGISGKWMNLHNFTLKWIDSHADYKNNPARGYVTSDYTNGAAVQNDHGWLSFTYKTTF, from the coding sequence GTGAAAACAACCACAAAACGCAGCGTTAGCGGTCGAAGTGTCAGTTCCATTAAACCGGTCTATGTGTCTTGTTCAATTGCGTTGCTGCTGGGGGCAGCTGCTGGCAACGAAGCGTTGGCGTTTGAAGTCGAAACCGGCAACCCTGACGTTAGCGTCCGTTGGGATAATACCGTTCGCTACAACGCCGGCTGGCGGATGGAAGGGCGCAATGACGATTTTGATAAATCGCCGTTCTACGACGATACGGAGCACAAGTTCGATAAAGGCGACATGGTCACCAATCGTGTTGACCTGCTCACCGAACTGGATGTCGCGTGGAAGCAGAAGCATGGTTTCCGCGTCAGTGCTGCTGGCTGGTATGACGATGCTTATCAGGACAGTGCAGAGCCCAATCCGAACCTGGTAGGTAGTGGCAACTACAACAACAATCACTACAACGGTTATGCCAATCGCTACATCGCCGGGCCATCCGGTGAATTCCTTGATGCCTTTGCATTCACCGGGTTTCAACTCGGTAGCGTTGGCGTCAACCTGAAGGCCGGTCAGCACAACGTCTACTGGGGCGAATCGCTGTTTACCCTCGGTAACTCTATCGCTTACTCCCAAGGTCCGGTTGACACCATCAAGGCTGCTACCAGCCCTGGTGCGGAAGCCAAAGAGTTGTTCCTGCCGCTCAAGCAAATTTCCACTGATGTCCAGCTCACTGACGAACTTTCGTTTGGTGCGCAATACCTGCTGGATTGGAAGCCGTTTCGCCTGGTGCCAGGTGGTACCTACTTCTCGAATGCTGATGGAGCACGATCTGATCTCGGTTCGCCTGCTGCAATCTTCAGAATTCCCAACGGTGATGACATCGAGCCCGACAGCCACGGTGACTTCGGCGTGAACCTGCGCTGGAGCCCCTACTGGCTGGAAGGTACCGCCGGGGTCTACTACCGCAAGTTCGGTGAGAAACTGCCTTGGAGTTTTACCCAGGTCGGTATCGTACAAGTGGCGCCAGGCCGCTTCGCCGGTGTGCCCAACGCTATTCGCTATAACTACGCTCGTGACACCGAGCTGTACGGCCTGAGTCTGACCAAAAACCTCGGTACGGTCAGTGTTGCGGGTGAAGTGTCCTACCGTAAGAACACAGCATTGAACTCAGTGGCGGGTTACACCGTGATTTCCACAGGGGATGCCAGTTACTCCCAAGCCGAAGGTGCGCGCGGTGACAGTTACCATGCATTGATTAACGGCATCTACCTGCTGCCTCGCACCGCGCTTTGGGAGGGGGGCACTCTTCAAGCTGAGTTGACTTACAACAAACTGGACAAAATCACCGAAAATGATGCGCGTTATAACGGGCGTGGCCATGGCTGCGTGACGGCTTACAGCAAGAACTGTGCAGATGACCACTCGGTCGGTACGCAAGTTGGCTTCACTCCTGAGTGGCCGCAATTGTTCCCGGGCTGGGATGTGTCGATGCCGGTGACCTGGGCCTACGGCATTGACGGCAATAGCCCGACGCTGGGTGGTACTAGCGAAGGTGCCTACAACTACTCCGTGGGTATCAGTGGCAAGTGGATGAACTTGCACAACTTCACCCTCAAATGGATAGACTCGCATGCCGATTACAAAAACAATCCGGCTCGCGGCTACGTCACCAGTGACTACACGAATGGCGCGGCGGTGCAGAACGACCATGGCTGGCTGTCGTTCACGTACAAAACAACTTTTTGA